The nucleotide sequence TGACTATGGTGCATTCCTTGAGTTGGCTCCAGGCGTTGAAGGTTTGATCCACGTTTCTGAGATGTCTTGGTCTCAGCACTTGAGAAATCCTGCGGACTTTGTTAAGGTAGGAGACGAAATCGAAGCTGTTGTACTTACTTTGGACAAAGACGATAGAAAAATGTCTCTTGGTATCAAGCAATTGACTGAAGATCCTTGGACTAAGCAAGATATGGTGACTAAGTACGCAGTAGGTACTAAGCATAAAGGTGTGGTAAGAAACTTGACTAACTTCGGATTGTTCCTTGAACTTGAAGAAGGTATCGACGGTCTTGTACACGTTTCTGATCTTTCTTGGACTAAGAAAATCAAACACCCATCTGAATATGTTAAGGTAGGGGATGAATTAGAAGTAATCGTTCTTGAACTTGATGTTGACAACAGAAGATTGGCCCTAGGTCATAAGCAATTGGAAGAGAATCCATGGGATACTTTTGAAGGTATCTTCCCAGTAGGTTCTGTTCACAAGTGTACTGTTGTTTCTAAAAATGACAAAGGAGCGGTTCTAGAGCTTCCTTACGGATTGGAAGGATTCGCTACTATCAAAAACCTAGAGAAAGAAGATGGTTCTCAAGTAGAAGTTGGAGAGTCTCTTGACTTCAGAGTAACTGAATTCTCTAAAGATGATAAGCGTATCGTTCTTTCTCATACTGCTACTTTCAAAGAAGAAGCTATCCCTGCTGCTAAGCCAGCTAAGAAGGCTGCTCCTAAGAAGAAAGCTGCCGGTACTGAGCCTCAAGAGAAATCTACTCTTGGTGACCTAGACGCTCTTTCTGCTTTGAAAGAGAAAATGGAAGGTGGAGACAAAAAATAAGCATTAGCTTATTCCGCTATAAAAGTAAAAGCATCCCGAGAAATCGGGATGCTTTTTTTGTTTTTGGGACTGTTGAGAAAAGTCTTTTGATAATATGGTAATTCATGCTATGACTCAAAGTCATGGCATGAATTACTACTAATCTTCATTTGGGATCTTTAAATCTAGATTAAATTGCTTGTTCAGTTTTTTGATGAGGTATGCGGAAAGGAGTGGAGATTCCTTTTCAATGTTTTGATGCACAAAAAAGTAGAGCTTTTGTAATCCCATCTCTCTCCAGCTGATGATTCTTTCCATCCAATCATCCAATCGGCTGTAATCGCTCTCAGCATTGGCTCCTACATAGCGAATAAATGCTGTGTCGTTGGTCAATCTCATATGGAGCATGTCCCTTCTGCCTGCTGTATCGACAACAATATTCGCCCGATTGTTTTCAACCAATAGATTACAATATTTGTTCAGGACCTCTTCATTGGCGAACCATTCTGCATTTCTTAACTCCAAGGCCAGTGGGATTTCAGGAGGGAATTCATTAACGAACTTCTCCACCCTGTCAAAATCCTTTGGTTTGAAATTGTCATGCATTTGAAGAAAAGCCATGCCCAGCTTGTCTTCAAAATTGGCAATGGCATCCGTGAAAGCCATAACTGGTTCTTGAACATTGATCAGTCGTTTGAAATGGCTGACAGAATTAGGGATTTTCGGAAAAAACTTAAAGCCCTCAGGTGTTTTGTCTGCCCATGTCTTTACTTGATCGATGCTGGGAGAGCTATAGAAAGTGGCGTTGAGCTCAATGGAATTGAATTGGGTGGAGTAATAGGTCAGCTCGTCCTTGGTGCCTCTTGGGTAGAATCCTTTTAGGTCAGACCTGTTCCATTTGGCACATCCCACATATACTTCAAAAGGCTCGTCTGATTTGTGTTTATTGAGGATTTTTTTTGTTTCCGGATGGTCTTCCGGTAAGGTGAAATCTATTGATGATGGATCTTCAACGCTTCCGAATTTCATGTTTTGGTCTTTTAAGTTTTATGGACCTTTTAATTTAAGAAAAATATAGGAAGAATATACGTCCTGTTTAGCTAAAGGTCTACTTGATCTAAAGATGGACGAAGCCGAAAAGCTGGGGGAAGGTCTATTTTAGCTTTGATAGGTGTTATTTATTAACCACAGATGGATAAAGATGGACACGGATATTTGTTTATAATACATCCCCAGAAATATTGCTTGATCCCTAACTTTTAGGAATGATCCATTTTTAAGGGGAAATTGGTGAATAGTTTGGGGATAATGGCATTGCAAATGCCGTTTATTTATGGATCCAGATTGCAAATCTGGATCAACTTGGAGGTTGCAAATCTGGACTAAAAAAGGAGTTTATGAACAAAAAAGAGGGCTAAACCCGGCTTTACCCCAGCTTTGATACAGCTTTGCCCCAGCTTTGGTATTACTTTGGGACAAGGTTGGACCAAGCCGAAAAGCCGGGGAAAAACAGTCTGTTTTAGCTTTGATATGTGTTATTTATTAACCACAGATGGATAAAGATGAACAGGGATATTTATTTATAATGCATCCCCAGAAATATTCCTTCCCCAACTTCTAGGCCTGATCCCTAAAGATGAAGAGTGGGTGGGGGATTGGACTAAAAATAAAAAGCATCCCGAAAAATCGGGATGCTTTTAAGGAGGTCGAGAGCGGATTCGAACCGCTGTACAAGGTTTTGCAGACCTCTGCCTAGCCACTCGGCCACTCGACCTTGTCAGAATTGAGTTGCAAATGTAGGAGATATTTTTACATAAGCAAAATTACGTCACTTAAATTTTAGTGAATTTTCAAGCTTAATGAAAAGGTGTGGGATTTCAGAATTGAGGTTTTGAGTAAATTAGCCAAGGAAAATGGGGCATATATGAACTATTTACATGAATCGGGTTATTTATAAAAATTCTAAATAACCCGATTATGGGGTGTGGTTAGGTTAAATAGCTGTTTATCAGGTGGTAAAATGGTTTTTACGGAGATTGATAAAAAAGGTTAGGCTAAGTGTACGGGTTTGAAAAATAGAAGTTGGGTAGTACATTTGTGAGGAGTTTTTAAAAACCGTGAAATAAACTGATTAAAGAGTTATAAATATGTCAATCAAACGCTCATTATTAAGTGTTCCCTTCAGATTTTGCAACATGGCGTTGATTTTTTTCCTTTTGATAGGAATTAATGCTTTTGCTGCGGATCCTGAAGTTTCTGATAGTGAAGAGGCTGTTAAGGCCGGAGAGTCACTATTCAATGCCAACTGTAAGACCTGTCACAAACTTGATCAGAAGTTTACTGGCCCAGCTCTGCGTGGGGTGAGTGACCGAAGAGAGATTGCGTGGATCCAGGCATTTGTAAAGAACTCACAAAAAGTGATCCAAGAAGGTGACCCTGTTGCCAATGAGCTTTTCGCTGAGTTTAACAACACGGTTATGCCGGCTCATCCATTCTTAAGTGATGAAGATGTGATGAACTTGCTTTCCTATATTGAATTCGGTGGTAAGGAAGAAGCAGTAGCTCCTGGAGCTGCAGGTGAAGGTGCTCAGGCTGGCGCTGCTGCGGGCGGTGTCCCAAGTGAGTATCTTACTGTTATTTTAGCGGTTTTGGTTCTTGTGTTGTTGTTGATCCTGATTGTTTTGGGGTTAATTGTTTCTGTATTGAGCAAATACTTGAACAAGCAGCCATTGGATGATGATGATAAAGAGTTTATCAACCAAAAGACTGATTTCAAAAAAGTACTAAAGAGTGATGCGTTTGTCATCATCATTACGGCCTTGGTGGTGGCCTTGGTGGCAAAGACTGCTATAGACGGCCTCTTCTCGGTTGGGGTTCAGCAGGGATATGCGCCGACTCAGCCAATTGCATTTTCTCATGAATTGCATGCTGGTCAAAAGGAAATAGAATGTCAGTATTGCCATACTGGTGTTGAAATCGGTAGATCGGCCAATATACCTTCTCCAAATATCTGTATGAACTGTCATATGCACATTCAGAATGTGGGTGGAAAGGAGGGAGTTTCTCCAGAGATCCAAAAAATATATGATGCGGTAGATAATGATCAACCAATAGAGTGGGTAAGGGTACACAACTTACCTGATTTGGCATACTTTAATCACTCCCAGCACGTGAAGGTTGGTGAGATTGAATGTCAGACTTGTCATGGTCCTATTGAGGAGATGGAGGTAGTACGCCAGCACAGCGCCCTTACCATGGGTTGGTGTATTGACTGTCACAGACAGACAGAAATCAAAACTGCTGGTAATGAGTACTACGATAAGTTGGTACAATTGCATTCAGCATCTAAGGATGCCCTGAAGGTGAAAGACATCGGAGGGTTGGAATGTGCTAAGTGCCACTATTAATTAAAAAATCTTTTAAGAACATTCTTTTCTTTAATATAAAATGAAAGAAAATAAAAAGACATACTGGAAGGGATTAGAGCAGCTGACAAACGATCCGGAATTTGTAAAGAATGCAGATCGGGAATTTCCTGAGTACCTTCCAATAAGCGGACAAGAAGAGGGAGGATCATCAAGAAGGGATTTCCTAAAATTGATGGGATTCAGTATTGCTGCTGCTTCATTGGCAGCATGTGAGGCTCCTGTTAGAAAGGCTATTCCTTATGTGAACAAGCCAGTAGATGTAAATCCTTCTATTCCTAATTATTACGCTTCAACCTTTGTTTCTGGTGGTGACTATGCTTCTGTAGTAGTTAAGACCAGAGAAGGTAGACCTATCAAAATTGACGGTAATAAGCTTTCCCCAATTACTCAAGGTGGTGTAAATGCCATCGTGGAAGCTTCAGTATTGTCATTATACGACAAAGAAAGATTAGCAGGCCCATATAAAAATGGTGAAAAATCCGATTGGGCTACTATAGATAAAGAGGTTGCTGCTAAGCTTAAGGCTGCCGGCAATGTTAAAATCGTTACCAATACCATTTTATCTCCTTCAACAGATAAAGCTATTGCAGCCCTGTCTGAAGTTATAGGAGGCGCAGAAGTGATTACTTATGATGCAGCTTCTACTTATGGTATTACGAAGGCCAATGAAACTTATTTTGGTGTAAATGTGCTTCCAAGCTACAGTTTTGATAAGGCTGATGTTATCGTAAGTTTTGGTGCTGATTTCTTGGGTACTTGGATTTCCCCAATTGAATTTGCTAAGCAATATTCAAAAGGAAGAAAGATTTCTAAGGAAAGCCCTAATATGTCTCGTCATTACCAGTTTGAATCTAACCTTTCATTAACTGGTGCTAACGCTGACTACAGAACTCCAATCAAAGCTTCTCAAAGTGGATTGGCGGTATTGGCGCTTTATAACCTGATCGCTAAGAAAGCTGGAGCTGCTACTGTAAAGGGAGCTGCCGTTGAAGTG is from Echinicola marina and encodes:
- a CDS encoding DUF72 domain-containing protein — protein: MKFGSVEDPSSIDFTLPEDHPETKKILNKHKSDEPFEVYVGCAKWNRSDLKGFYPRGTKDELTYYSTQFNSIELNATFYSSPSIDQVKTWADKTPEGFKFFPKIPNSVSHFKRLINVQEPVMAFTDAIANFEDKLGMAFLQMHDNFKPKDFDRVEKFVNEFPPEIPLALELRNAEWFANEEVLNKYCNLLVENNRANIVVDTAGRRDMLHMRLTNDTAFIRYVGANAESDYSRLDDWMERIISWREMGLQKLYFFVHQNIEKESPLLSAYLIKKLNKQFNLDLKIPNED
- a CDS encoding c-type cytochrome, with the protein product MSIKRSLLSVPFRFCNMALIFFLLIGINAFAADPEVSDSEEAVKAGESLFNANCKTCHKLDQKFTGPALRGVSDRREIAWIQAFVKNSQKVIQEGDPVANELFAEFNNTVMPAHPFLSDEDVMNLLSYIEFGGKEEAVAPGAAGEGAQAGAAAGGVPSEYLTVILAVLVLVLLLILIVLGLIVSVLSKYLNKQPLDDDDKEFINQKTDFKKVLKSDAFVIIITALVVALVAKTAIDGLFSVGVQQGYAPTQPIAFSHELHAGQKEIECQYCHTGVEIGRSANIPSPNICMNCHMHIQNVGGKEGVSPEIQKIYDAVDNDQPIEWVRVHNLPDLAYFNHSQHVKVGEIECQTCHGPIEEMEVVRQHSALTMGWCIDCHRQTEIKTAGNEYYDKLVQLHSASKDALKVKDIGGLECAKCHY